Proteins co-encoded in one Paraburkholderia terrae genomic window:
- a CDS encoding ATP-binding protein gives MSRRFMSRLLPRSVLARNIALLIVLVAFTQVCSLSVLIHYVQKPRVERAAAVFGTYIKTLDNALAASPEDARDTLVARLDARSEPPTEAVSEPRVRLLAFYRTYQLVTFLDTLHRYLPAGTEVRWQGAPHPRMWIRMHVAGTPYWIGLQVPEEAQGGGMLTAVLLSIGLAMLAALTGFALQAHLNRPLRELAQAARRVSAGEVPPPLPVDGPTEIAQVSGAFNQMTQALQQAEATRALMLAGISHDIRTPLTKLRLAMAMANDTNGDEAFVGAAESYLDQIDTILQQFMDYAGSGERETPQSGDLNALISQLAADFAGLGHEFDLQLGELPEHAFRPITMMRLVMNLMQNAVVYGQTGLAVRTWADAQAIYVAVADRGKGLSAEELERLKAPFQRGKNAHGKTGGTGLGLAIVERIARLHGGALEFHAREGGGLEVWAVLPIQRDSSATGVGEQSTAQSAS, from the coding sequence ATGTCGAGGCGCTTCATGTCCCGCTTGCTGCCGCGCAGCGTGCTCGCGCGCAACATCGCGCTGCTGATCGTGCTCGTTGCATTCACTCAGGTGTGCTCGCTGAGCGTGCTGATTCATTACGTGCAGAAGCCGCGCGTCGAACGCGCCGCGGCCGTGTTCGGCACGTACATCAAGACGCTGGACAATGCGCTGGCTGCGTCGCCCGAGGACGCGCGCGACACGCTCGTCGCGCGGCTCGATGCGCGCAGCGAACCGCCAACGGAAGCTGTGTCCGAGCCGCGTGTGCGGTTGCTCGCGTTCTACCGGACCTATCAGCTGGTGACGTTCCTGGATACGCTGCACCGCTATCTGCCAGCGGGCACCGAAGTGCGCTGGCAAGGCGCGCCGCATCCGCGCATGTGGATCCGCATGCATGTGGCGGGCACGCCTTATTGGATCGGCTTGCAGGTGCCGGAAGAGGCGCAGGGCGGCGGCATGCTGACGGCAGTGCTGCTGTCGATCGGGCTGGCGATGCTCGCCGCGTTGACGGGTTTTGCGCTGCAGGCGCATCTGAACCGCCCATTGCGGGAGCTTGCGCAAGCGGCGCGCCGCGTGAGCGCGGGCGAAGTGCCGCCGCCGTTGCCCGTCGATGGTCCGACGGAAATCGCCCAGGTGAGCGGCGCGTTCAACCAGATGACGCAGGCGTTGCAGCAGGCGGAAGCGACGCGTGCGCTGATGCTCGCGGGCATTTCGCACGACATCCGCACGCCGCTGACCAAGCTTCGCCTTGCGATGGCCATGGCGAACGACACGAACGGCGACGAAGCCTTCGTCGGCGCGGCGGAATCGTATCTGGATCAGATCGATACGATTCTTCAGCAGTTCATGGACTACGCGGGCAGCGGCGAGCGCGAGACGCCGCAATCGGGCGATCTGAACGCGCTGATCAGCCAGCTTGCCGCCGACTTCGCGGGCCTTGGACACGAGTTCGATCTGCAACTGGGCGAGCTGCCTGAGCACGCGTTCCGGCCCATCACGATGATGCGGCTCGTGATGAACCTGATGCAGAACGCCGTCGTGTACGGGCAAACGGGTCTCGCCGTGCGGACGTGGGCGGACGCGCAGGCGATCTATGTGGCCGTCGCCGATCGCGGCAAAGGCTTGAGCGCGGAAGAACTCGAACGGCTCAAGGCGCCGTTCCAGCGCGGCAAGAACGCGCATGGCAAAACGGGCGGCACGGGGTTGGGGCTGGCGATCGTCGAACGCATTGCGCGGCTGCATGGCGGCGCGCTGGAGTTTCATGCGCGTGAGGGTGGCGGCCTGGAAGTGTGGGCCGTGCTGCCGATTCAGCGCGATTCCAGCGCAACAGGTGTCGGCGAGCAATCGACTGCGCAGTCGGCCAGTTGA
- a CDS encoding response regulator encodes MDRPARIIVLDDEAELRNMLQRFLSGHGFEVRAVENSKRLERYLQREPYDLLVLDLMIGEEDGLQICAKLRAEGHTLPILMLTAKGDPLDRVIGLETGADDYLAKPFLPRELVARINALLRRQKIASNDPTVTTQTLRFGEFRLDVAKQCLYKQDELLELHSAQMLLLTALAASPNRAVSRDNLIARARGRDHDALDRSIDVQILRLRQAIESDPSKPRYIKTVWGVGYMLAADVDA; translated from the coding sequence ATGGACCGACCCGCCCGCATCATCGTGCTCGACGACGAAGCGGAACTCCGCAATATGCTGCAGCGCTTTCTGAGCGGACATGGTTTCGAAGTCCGCGCCGTGGAAAACAGCAAGCGGCTCGAACGCTATTTGCAGCGCGAGCCGTATGACCTGCTGGTGCTCGATCTGATGATCGGCGAAGAAGACGGCCTACAGATCTGCGCGAAACTGCGGGCGGAAGGGCACACGCTGCCCATTCTGATGCTCACGGCCAAAGGCGATCCGCTCGATCGCGTGATCGGCCTCGAAACGGGTGCCGACGATTACCTTGCCAAGCCATTCTTGCCGCGCGAATTGGTAGCGCGGATCAACGCGTTGCTGCGCCGCCAGAAAATCGCCTCGAACGATCCAACCGTCACCACGCAGACGCTGCGCTTCGGGGAGTTCCGGCTCGATGTCGCCAAGCAGTGCCTCTACAAACAGGACGAGCTTCTCGAACTGCATTCGGCGCAGATGCTGCTGCTGACGGCGCTCGCCGCATCGCCGAACCGCGCGGTGAGCCGCGACAATCTGATCGCGCGCGCAAGAGGGCGCGACCACGATGCGCTTGATCGCAGTATCGACGTGCAGATTCTGCGTCTGCGCCAGGCGATCGAAAGCGATCCGTCGAAACCACGCTACATCAAGACCGTGTGGGGCGTCGGCTATATGCTCGCCGCCGACGTCGACGCATGA
- a CDS encoding ferritin-like domain-containing protein: protein MPDIEKDKVIAVLNQILESELAGVVRYTHYSFLVFGFGRIPIVSWLRQQADESLLHAHQAGEWITTLGEYPSLGIGALLDSHTTDITTILRESLTAEDVALGLYRDLLALVKDRSVALEEYARQMIAVEEMHAGEVDKMLRKPGTVGTSGERGAAH, encoded by the coding sequence ATGCCAGATATCGAAAAGGACAAGGTCATCGCCGTGCTGAACCAGATTCTCGAATCCGAGCTGGCAGGCGTGGTCCGTTATACGCACTACTCCTTCCTCGTGTTCGGCTTTGGCCGCATTCCGATCGTGTCGTGGCTGCGCCAGCAGGCTGACGAATCGCTGCTGCACGCGCATCAGGCGGGCGAATGGATCACCACGCTCGGCGAGTATCCGTCGCTAGGCATCGGTGCGCTGCTCGATTCGCATACGACGGACATCACGACCATCCTGCGCGAATCGCTCACCGCGGAAGACGTCGCGCTCGGCCTGTATCGCGATCTGCTCGCGCTGGTCAAGGACCGCTCCGTCGCGCTCGAAGAATATGCGCGGCAGATGATTGCCGTCGAAGAGATGCACGCGGGCGAAGTGGACAAGATGCTGCGCAAGCCCGGCACGGTGGGCACATCGGGCGAGCGCGGCGCAGCGCATTGA
- a CDS encoding efflux transporter outer membrane subunit, translated as MIDDVKGSVSHSRLHRPSRFAFDASISVAFAILGAALLPLSGCTVGPDYRTPAPPATETYTPTPLPDQTASSPGASGVPQQFIAGQDIPAQWWTLFHCEPLDALIREALANSPNVAAAQAALRQAAENYRAEVGSALYPSVDAKLNATREKFNGVTFGEPGLTEELNLYNASVNVSYNLDVFGGSRRELESLRSQIDYQGYQLQAAYLALSANIVTAAVKEASLREQIDSTERIAADEESQLGVLRKQFELGGVGRTTVLSQETLLAQTRATLPPLRQSLDQTRHQLAVLAGKVPSDTAVPEFRLSMFTLPQSLPVSLPSSLVRQRPDILAADATLHQASAQVGVATANMYPQITLSASYGPQALTPAGLLKYADMIWSIGAGITQPIFHGGQLSAQKRAAEAAFDQANAQYRQTVLLAFQNVADTLRALEHDATGLAAQTDAWRAASASLDLTRGQFRVGGVSYLALLDAQRQYQQTVVNLAQAQAARYADTAALFQSLGGGWWNDATTSQANQANPATPH; from the coding sequence ATGATCGATGACGTCAAAGGCAGTGTCAGTCACAGTCGTTTGCATAGACCTTCACGTTTCGCGTTCGACGCTTCGATCAGCGTAGCCTTCGCCATTCTGGGCGCGGCATTGCTCCCCCTGTCCGGCTGCACGGTCGGCCCCGATTACCGCACGCCCGCGCCACCCGCCACTGAAACCTATACGCCCACGCCGTTGCCCGACCAGACGGCATCGTCGCCAGGCGCGTCGGGCGTGCCTCAGCAATTCATCGCCGGACAGGATATTCCCGCCCAATGGTGGACGCTCTTTCATTGCGAGCCGCTCGACGCGCTAATACGCGAAGCGCTCGCCAATAGCCCGAACGTCGCCGCGGCGCAGGCGGCCCTCAGGCAGGCGGCCGAGAACTATCGCGCGGAAGTGGGCAGCGCGTTGTATCCATCCGTCGATGCGAAGCTCAATGCGACGCGCGAGAAGTTCAACGGCGTCACGTTCGGTGAGCCGGGACTCACGGAAGAGCTGAACCTGTATAACGCGTCAGTGAATGTGTCGTACAACCTCGATGTGTTCGGCGGCTCGCGGCGCGAACTCGAATCGTTGCGCTCGCAAATCGATTACCAGGGCTATCAGTTGCAGGCCGCGTATCTCGCGCTGTCGGCAAACATCGTCACGGCGGCTGTCAAGGAAGCGTCGTTGCGCGAGCAGATCGACTCGACCGAGCGCATCGCCGCCGATGAAGAATCGCAACTCGGCGTATTGCGCAAACAGTTCGAGCTGGGCGGCGTGGGCCGCACTACCGTGCTCTCGCAGGAAACGTTGCTCGCGCAAACACGCGCGACGCTGCCGCCGTTGCGTCAATCGCTCGATCAGACGCGACATCAGCTTGCCGTGCTCGCGGGCAAGGTGCCGAGCGATACGGCCGTGCCCGAGTTCAGGCTGTCGATGTTCACGCTGCCGCAGAGCTTGCCCGTGAGTCTGCCTTCGTCGCTCGTCAGGCAGCGGCCCGACATTCTCGCCGCCGACGCTACGCTGCATCAGGCGAGCGCGCAGGTCGGCGTGGCGACAGCGAACATGTATCCGCAGATCACGCTCTCCGCGAGCTATGGCCCGCAGGCGCTAACGCCCGCCGGACTGCTCAAATACGCGGACATGATCTGGAGCATCGGCGCGGGTATCACGCAGCCAATTTTTCATGGCGGGCAGTTGAGCGCACAAAAGCGCGCTGCCGAGGCCGCTTTCGATCAGGCCAACGCGCAATACCGTCAAACCGTGTTGCTCGCGTTCCAGAACGTCGCCGATACCTTGCGCGCGCTCGAACACGATGCGACAGGCCTCGCCGCGCAAACGGACGCGTGGCGCGCGGCGAGTGCTTCGCTTGATCTGACACGCGGCCAGTTTCGCGTCGGCGGCGTCAGCTATCTGGCGCTGCTCGATGCGCAGCGTCAATACCAGCAGACCGTCGTGAATCTCGCGCAGGCACAAGCCGCGCGCTATGCGGATACGGCAGCGCTGTTCCAGTCGCTCGGCGGAGGCTGGTGGAACGACGCGACCACGAGCCAGGCGAATCAGGCAAACCCCGCCACGCCGCACTGA